In Vanessa atalanta chromosome W, ilVanAtal1.2, whole genome shotgun sequence, a genomic segment contains:
- the LOC125075625 gene encoding uncharacterized protein LOC125075625 → MEPQNGANSNLNAESRRPFTPHDTTDIFRVGVRPPPFWAEEPAVSFSQLEGNFVSSRITDDDTKFYYVTLTLEHRYAAEVKDIIISPPKTGKYEQLKTELIKRLSALREKEVKQLLVHEELGDRRPSQFLRHLQRLAGPSVPDDFIKTIWISRLPTALQPIIVAQKTYDLQALADLADSLHELVPCTPEVASTSAPQSTIDSMAKQIDELTKQVKLSLLAVTDQDRDQEDDVARQYK, encoded by the coding sequence ATGGAACCACAAAATGGAGCTAACTCGAACTTAAATGCCGAGTCACGACGACCATTTACACCTCACGACACGACCGACATATTTCGAGTCGGAGTGCGACCACCACCGTTCTGGGCAGAAGAACCTGCAGTTTCGTTTTCACAACTGGAAGGCAATTTTGTGTCGTCGAGAATCACTGACGacgatacaaaattttattacgttactTTGACATTGGAACACCGTTACGCAGCAGAAGTGAaggatataattatttcaccACCAAAGACAGGGAAGTACGAACAACTTAAAACTGAATTAATCAAGCGTCTGTCAGCCTTGCGCGAGAAAGAGGTAAAACAATTACTCGTTCACGAAGAGTTAGGAGATCGGAGACCATCTCAGTTTCTCCGGCACCTGCAAAGATTGGCAGGTCCATCAGTTCCagacgattttattaaaactatttggaTAAGTCGTCTGCCTACTGCTCTTCAACCAATTATTGTGGCTCAGAAGACTTATGACCTTCAAGCTTTGGCTGACTTAGCCGACAGCTTACATGAATTGGTACCGTGCACACCTGAAGTCGCTTCAACATCTGCTCCCCAGTCAACCATTGATTCAATGGCGAAACAAATAGATGAGCTCACAAAGCAAGTAAAGCTCTCTCTGCTCGCAGTCACAGACCAAGATCGAGATCAAGAAGACGACGTAGCCAGACAGTACAAATGA